In Caproicibacterium amylolyticum, a genomic segment contains:
- a CDS encoding DMT family transporter translates to MGYLFVILASILFGSYPSIQEHVMTTGATPLGMVIVCNSVAGLSSLIIGLIRRESFKLDKKMFGSLALTGILGLFLTDYLLNTSYTMIPVGFTTMIHFLYPSLVCMTMVFVYKEKLTKGKVGAIVLSIVGLILLSGGDFSGDKRGVFVAIATAFAYGFYMISNDKSSVAKVPLMARSFYLNLFVAIAALITNIFTKSAVLPSGAENIELSVLVGIMLCTALILMNAGIGILGAGKSSFINMLEPITSFVVSTIVFHYSITVTAILGSVLILGSLILVTLGEEKKQTVN, encoded by the coding sequence ATGGGATACTTATTCGTAATTTTAGCTTCAATATTATTTGGCAGTTATCCATCTATTCAGGAACATGTAATGACAACAGGAGCAACACCATTAGGAATGGTGATAGTTTGCAATTCAGTGGCTGGACTGTCGTCTTTAATCATAGGGTTGATAAGAAGAGAAAGCTTTAAACTTGACAAGAAGATGTTTGGGTCATTGGCACTAACAGGAATATTGGGATTGTTTTTGACGGATTATCTGCTTAACACATCCTATACAATGATTCCGGTTGGATTCACAACTATGATACATTTTCTTTATCCGTCACTGGTGTGTATGACCATGGTATTTGTATACAAGGAAAAATTAACTAAGGGAAAAGTAGGAGCAATTGTTCTTTCGATTGTCGGACTTATATTATTGTCTGGAGGCGACTTTTCGGGAGACAAAAGAGGTGTATTCGTCGCTATTGCAACAGCGTTTGCATATGGCTTTTATATGATATCCAATGATAAATCATCTGTTGCAAAGGTACCTCTTATGGCAAGATCCTTTTACTTAAATCTATTTGTAGCAATAGCTGCATTGATAACAAATATTTTTACAAAATCTGCAGTTCTGCCGTCAGGAGCAGAGAACATAGAGCTAAGTGTTTTGGTTGGTATAATGCTTTGCACAGCACTTATCTTGATGAATGCCGGAATCGGAATTTTGGGAGCAGGGAAGTCATCATTTATAAATATGCTCGAACCGATTACAAGCTTCGTTGTCAGTACGATTGTTTTTCATTATTCAATAACTGTTACAGCAATTCTGGGATCAGTACTTATTTTAGGATCCCTTATTCTAGTGACCTTGGGAGAAGAGAAAAAGCAGACTGTTAATTGA
- a CDS encoding FeoB small GTPase domain-containing protein: protein MCAEAIPANARTIALAGNPNVGKSTVFNELTGLHQHTGNWPGKTVETAQGQFVFQNKTYSLVDLPGTYSLFAHSAEETVARDYLCFGEAQAAVVVCDATCLERNLNLVLQTLEITGNVVVCVNLMDEAKKKHIRIDLQRLSQELGGVPVVGVSARSGGLDVLETALADLPERPAVQITYPPEVEQAVASVLLQVEKYRPDSGARWLALRLLDGDKSFLESLRTYCPALLQDRELQGKIKDEKATLRKNGLSEDALRDEITAVLVRRAEQIYRSCVVRENCPAAMRDRKLDHLLTSRATGIPIMLALLAAVLWLTITGANYPSDLLSTGLFALQDAMLSGLQSIGAPQWLTGPLVMGVYRTLAWVVSVMLPPMAIFFPCFTLLEDFGYLPRVAFNLDHNFKKAHACGKQALTMCMVFISLHQMRHLIFIVSSSIHMDLMRVDIRSRFSSSVPFFNNTVSILASAPINIFKGASISLWLDASSFSK from the coding sequence ATGTGTGCGGAAGCAATACCTGCCAATGCACGCACCATTGCGTTGGCAGGCAATCCAAATGTGGGGAAAAGCACTGTATTTAATGAATTGACCGGTCTGCATCAGCACACTGGAAACTGGCCGGGAAAAACTGTAGAAACTGCGCAGGGGCAATTTGTCTTTCAAAATAAAACGTACAGCTTAGTTGATTTACCGGGCACGTATTCCTTGTTTGCACATTCGGCGGAAGAAACAGTTGCGCGGGATTATCTGTGCTTTGGTGAGGCACAGGCGGCGGTAGTTGTGTGTGATGCAACCTGTTTGGAACGAAATTTAAATCTTGTACTGCAAACGCTGGAAATCACGGGGAACGTTGTGGTCTGCGTAAATCTGATGGACGAGGCAAAGAAAAAGCATATTCGAATTGATTTGCAGCGGCTTTCACAGGAATTGGGCGGTGTGCCGGTAGTGGGGGTAAGTGCCCGCAGCGGCGGACTGGATGTTTTGGAAACCGCATTGGCAGATTTGCCGGAACGCCCGGCTGTGCAGATAACTTACCCGCCGGAGGTTGAGCAGGCAGTTGCTTCTGTTCTGCTGCAAGTGGAAAAATATAGACCAGATTCCGGTGCCAGATGGCTTGCACTTCGCCTGCTTGACGGCGATAAGAGCTTTTTAGAGAGCTTGCGAACGTACTGCCCGGCACTTTTGCAAGATCGAGAACTGCAAGGAAAAATCAAGGATGAAAAAGCCACTCTGCGCAAGAATGGATTGTCAGAGGATGCGTTGCGTGATGAAATCACGGCGGTGCTGGTGCGGCGTGCGGAGCAGATTTATCGCAGCTGCGTGGTACGGGAAAACTGCCCTGCCGCAATGCGGGATCGCAAACTAGACCATCTGCTGACCAGCCGTGCAACAGGGATTCCTATTATGCTGGCGCTGTTAGCAGCGGTTCTCTGGTTGACGATTACTGGTGCAAATTATCCTTCTGATTTGCTTTCTACTGGATTGTTTGCACTTCAGGATGCGATGCTAAGCGGTTTGCAGAGTATCGGCGCACCACAATGGTTGACCGGGCCGTTAGTAATGGGCGTTTACCGTACGCTTGCGTGGGTTGTCAGTGTGATGCTGCCGCCAATGGCCATTTTCTTTCCATGCTTTACGCTTTTGGAGGACTTTGGGTACTTGCCGCGTGTGGCATTTAACTTGGATCACAATTTCAAAAAGGCACATGCGTGCGGAAAGCAAGCACTTACCATGTGCATGGTATTTATAAGTTTGCATCAGATGCGCCATTTAATATTTATTGTGTCCTCATCAATCCATATGGATTTAATGAGGGTGGATATCAGAAGCCGCTTTTCTTCAAGTGTTCCCTTCTTTAATAATACGGTATCCATACTCGCAAGCGCTCCCATAAACATTTTCAAAGGCGCATCAATTTCACTTTGGCTAGATGCAAGCTCCTTTTCAAAATAG
- a CDS encoding BOW99_gp33 family protein — protein sequence MKKQKEPFHPKVIHTMADGSVRDSVDGYYVPVNETTKVAYQLLVTMARRYCEDSAKEQPDETVKKI from the coding sequence TTGAAAAAGCAGAAGGAACCATTTCATCCAAAAGTGATACATACCATGGCAGATGGAAGCGTGCGGGACTCAGTTGATGGGTACTATGTACCCGTCAATGAAACTACAAAGGTTGCTTACCAGCTGCTTGTAACAATGGCAAGACGCTATTGCGAAGATTCCGCGAAAGAACAGCCTGATGAGACCGTAAAAAAGATATAA
- a CDS encoding pyridoxamine 5'-phosphate oxidase family protein produces MDYQEAASYWEKKDACARHMDSDSLLKEIEQFVLAHNTCALATGCREFIRCTPIEYNYARGKFWILSEGGLKFSALQENSNVCLAIYGPYTGFDKLGGLQVTGTAAMIEPWSDAYMSLLDYRKLPAESLRKLPNPLYLICITPTKFDFLWSGFKKLGYSTRQHLSLGNNVELRVVSC; encoded by the coding sequence ATGGATTATCAGGAAGCCGCTTCTTATTGGGAGAAAAAAGACGCTTGCGCACGCCACATGGACAGCGATTCTCTTCTCAAAGAGATAGAGCAATTTGTCTTGGCACACAACACCTGCGCTTTGGCAACTGGCTGCCGTGAATTTATTCGATGCACACCAATCGAATACAATTATGCTAGAGGTAAGTTCTGGATCCTTTCAGAAGGCGGTCTCAAATTCTCTGCACTGCAGGAAAATTCCAATGTATGTCTTGCTATTTATGGCCCTTACACTGGTTTTGACAAGTTGGGAGGACTGCAGGTCACCGGCACTGCAGCAATGATAGAACCGTGGTCAGATGCGTACATGAGTTTGCTGGATTACAGAAAACTCCCGGCTGAATCGCTTAGGAAGTTGCCGAATCCACTGTATCTCATTTGCATTACACCTACTAAATTTGACTTTCTATGGTCCGGATTTAAGAAATTAGGCTATAGTACACGGCAGCATTTATCATTAGGAAATAATGTGGAATTGCGTGTCGTCAGTTGCTAA
- the smc gene encoding chromosome segregation protein SMC, whose translation MLIRSLEIQGFKTFPDKTVLQFNNGITAVVGPNGSGKSNISDAVRWVLGEQSVKTLRCTKMEDVIFNGTPQRKAQGFAEVTLNIDNSDRRLPFDKDEVAVTRRYYRSGESEYLLNKAAVRLRDVNELFMDTGLGRDGYSIIGQGRIDAIVSARSEDRREIFEEAAGISRYRYRKAESEHQLDAAEENLVRLRDILSELEGRVGPLKEQSEKAQSFLTLSEEKKGLEIAVWLQLMEQSSKTLHQYDDKIMLAHAQQEAAEKQLDELDKAAEKNFQNITDCAAQIDRVRQESSSCEETAAKRDGEADVLCNDVRHSEETIVRLKTELSVSSQDSTRMDTEAAGKAAQIEACATQTEEYRAQIDALNQKLEELRTHMNQSSEKADVLSRRLSELSTKATENKVAEMTAASAIGEIGLRVSQVGENIHAKEELLAQLQKSKEASAQMLAELEKHVSDLCNTEHGFELRLQNHRKKADQLKQEADRLLLDAKESFRRVDLLEALERNMEGFNKSVKTVMQEARRSTLPGICGPVSRLITVPDTYAVALETALGASMQHIVVESEQDAKRAIQMLKRRDGGRATFLPLNTIHGRVLEERGLADCAGFVGIASELCTSEERYRSIRENLLGRIAVAEDLDAAVEIARKYNYRFRIVTLDGQVVNAGGSLTGGSLARNSGLLSRRSEIERIQKKAQEQQKQADAAAAALKSCQQDASRDEAELAAARGELAGAQEDRIHMAADREQLLKDLAGVEQDVQALCAERDSSAQRLAQQKQAQDAAHRQSEATAEEIAALRAESEALSDSRSDLNQQSDAYITQIQEKRLQMLAAEKDLENLRSSLQDIRERLQSSADHADSLTAQLQQEKERIAQLKNQISAIRAEAEALRRQSAESGAKIGQINERRMQLEQQNTALRQQQRDKSNEKENIGHELARLEERRDSLQQQYDSVATKLWEEYELTRREAEPLAAKIDDLQRAQRRLNELKGLIRALGSVNVAAIEEYKEVSERYEFLSAQIHDVEKSRDELRHLIGDLTHQMREQFEQSFAHIRRNFTETFRELFGGGTAGLELTAPDDILSSGIEITVQPPGKIVSHLESLSGGEKALVAIALYFAIMKVSPPPFCMLDEIEAALDDVNVTRFANYLRRMTRNTQFIVITHRRGSMEEADMLYGVTMQDEGVSKILVLHPDEIAKYN comes from the coding sequence ATGCTGATCCGCTCACTTGAAATTCAGGGCTTTAAAACATTTCCGGATAAAACAGTGCTGCAGTTCAATAACGGAATTACTGCCGTAGTCGGTCCAAACGGCAGCGGCAAAAGCAACATCAGTGATGCGGTACGCTGGGTTTTGGGCGAACAAAGCGTAAAAACGCTTCGCTGCACCAAAATGGAAGACGTTATTTTTAACGGCACACCGCAGCGCAAGGCACAGGGCTTTGCCGAAGTTACGCTGAACATTGACAACAGCGACAGGCGGCTTCCGTTTGATAAAGATGAAGTCGCGGTTACGCGGCGGTATTACCGCAGCGGTGAAAGTGAATATCTGCTTAATAAAGCAGCTGTGCGTTTGCGGGATGTCAACGAACTGTTTATGGACACCGGCCTTGGGCGGGACGGTTATTCTATTATTGGACAGGGACGAATTGACGCGATTGTCAGCGCCCGCAGTGAAGACCGCCGGGAAATTTTTGAGGAAGCCGCCGGTATTTCGCGCTATCGTTATCGGAAGGCTGAAAGTGAGCATCAGCTGGATGCAGCAGAGGAGAATCTGGTGCGCCTGCGGGACATTCTTTCGGAATTGGAAGGGCGGGTTGGCCCGCTGAAGGAGCAAAGTGAGAAAGCCCAATCTTTTTTGACACTGTCGGAAGAAAAAAAGGGGCTGGAAATTGCTGTTTGGCTTCAATTAATGGAACAGTCTTCCAAAACACTGCATCAGTATGATGATAAAATTATGCTTGCACACGCACAGCAGGAAGCGGCAGAGAAGCAGCTGGATGAATTGGACAAGGCTGCTGAAAAGAATTTTCAGAATATTACGGATTGTGCGGCGCAGATTGACCGTGTGCGGCAGGAAAGCAGCAGTTGTGAGGAAACCGCCGCAAAAAGAGACGGCGAAGCGGATGTGCTCTGTAATGATGTGCGCCATAGCGAAGAAACGATTGTACGCTTAAAAACCGAACTTTCTGTATCTTCACAGGACAGTACCCGCATGGATACGGAAGCGGCCGGAAAAGCCGCTCAGATTGAAGCCTGTGCGACACAGACCGAAGAATACCGTGCGCAGATTGATGCTTTGAATCAAAAGTTGGAAGAACTGCGTACGCACATGAATCAAAGTTCCGAAAAGGCAGATGTGCTGTCCCGCAGACTTTCTGAACTTTCCACAAAGGCCACAGAAAACAAAGTTGCCGAAATGACCGCTGCTTCGGCAATCGGTGAAATTGGCCTGCGCGTTTCACAGGTCGGCGAAAATATCCACGCCAAGGAAGAACTGCTTGCACAGCTGCAAAAATCTAAAGAAGCGAGTGCGCAGATGCTTGCTGAACTGGAAAAGCATGTAAGTGACCTGTGCAACACAGAGCATGGTTTTGAATTAAGGCTGCAGAATCACCGCAAAAAAGCAGATCAGCTGAAGCAGGAAGCAGACAGGCTGTTGTTGGATGCAAAAGAAAGTTTTCGGCGTGTTGACCTTCTGGAAGCGCTGGAGCGCAACATGGAGGGCTTTAACAAAAGTGTAAAGACAGTGATGCAGGAAGCCCGCCGCTCAACCCTGCCAGGTATCTGCGGGCCGGTTTCCCGCCTGATTACAGTGCCGGATACATATGCAGTGGCGTTGGAAACCGCGCTGGGTGCGTCCATGCAGCACATTGTCGTAGAGTCCGAGCAGGATGCAAAACGTGCCATTCAGATGCTGAAGCGGCGTGACGGCGGGCGTGCTACTTTTCTGCCGCTGAATACGATTCACGGCCGTGTACTGGAAGAACGCGGGCTTGCAGACTGTGCCGGTTTTGTCGGTATTGCCAGTGAGCTCTGTACTTCGGAGGAACGCTACCGCAGTATTCGGGAAAACCTGCTGGGCCGCATTGCGGTTGCCGAGGATTTGGATGCAGCGGTTGAAATTGCGCGAAAATATAACTATCGGTTCCGAATTGTAACGCTTGACGGTCAGGTGGTAAATGCAGGCGGATCTTTGACTGGTGGTTCCTTGGCACGTAATTCCGGTTTGCTCAGCCGGCGCAGTGAGATTGAGCGTATTCAGAAGAAAGCGCAGGAACAGCAAAAGCAGGCGGATGCAGCGGCAGCAGCACTGAAAAGCTGCCAGCAGGACGCGTCCCGTGATGAAGCGGAACTGGCTGCCGCCCGTGGAGAACTGGCAGGTGCACAGGAAGACCGCATTCACATGGCTGCCGACCGGGAGCAGCTTTTAAAGGACCTTGCGGGTGTGGAGCAGGATGTACAGGCACTTTGTGCGGAGCGTGACAGCTCTGCGCAGCGCCTGGCACAGCAGAAACAGGCGCAGGATGCAGCGCACCGACAGTCGGAAGCTACTGCGGAAGAAATTGCGGCTCTGCGTGCGGAGTCTGAAGCGCTCAGCGACAGCCGCAGTGATTTGAACCAGCAAAGTGACGCCTATATCACACAGATTCAGGAAAAGCGTTTACAAATGTTGGCAGCTGAAAAGGATTTGGAAAATCTGCGCAGTTCACTGCAGGACATACGGGAGCGTCTGCAAAGCAGCGCAGACCATGCGGATTCCCTTACTGCGCAGCTGCAGCAGGAAAAAGAACGAATTGCACAGCTGAAAAATCAAATTTCTGCCATTCGTGCCGAAGCAGAGGCACTGCGCCGCCAATCGGCAGAGAGTGGTGCAAAAATCGGGCAGATTAATGAGCGGCGGATGCAGTTGGAACAGCAGAATACTGCTTTACGCCAGCAGCAGCGTGACAAAAGCAATGAAAAAGAAAATATCGGTCATGAACTTGCACGTCTTGAGGAACGGCGCGACAGCTTGCAACAGCAGTATGACAGCGTTGCGACAAAGCTTTGGGAAGAATACGAACTTACCCGGCGGGAAGCGGAACCGTTAGCAGCGAAAATTGATGATTTGCAGCGGGCGCAGCGGCGTCTAAATGAATTGAAAGGCTTGATCCGCGCGCTTGGTTCGGTCAATGTTGCCGCAATCGAGGAGTACAAAGAGGTAAGTGAACGCTATGAATTCCTTTCCGCACAAATTCATGACGTGGAAAAGAGCCGAGATGAACTGCGGCACCTTATCGGCGACCTGACGCACCAGATGCGCGAGCAGTTTGAGCAGAGCTTTGCGCACATTCGCCGGAATTTTACCGAAACATTCCGGGAACTTTTTGGCGGCGGTACTGCCGGATTGGAACTGACGGCGCCGGATGACATTCTATCCTCCGGCATAGAAATTACCGTACAGCCGCCCGGCAAAATTGTGTCGCATTTGGAAAGCCTTTCGGGTGGCGAAAAGGCACTGGTTGCCATCGCGCTCTACTTTGCAATTATGAAAGTTTCACCGCCGCCGTTTTGTATGCTGGATGAAATCGAGGCTGCACTGGATGATGTAAATGTGACCCGCTTTGCCAATTACCTGCGGCGCATGACACGCAACACGCAGTTTATTGTGATTACGCATCGGCGCGGCAGCATGGAAGAAGCGGATATGCTTTACGGTGTTACTATGCAGGATGAAGGTGTCAGCAAAATTCTGGTACTGCATCCGGATGAAATCGCAAAATATAATTAA
- a CDS encoding FeoA family protein, which produces MNEKTPLDALIPGGGGRVAALTATGPMRRRLQDIGLIEGTKVDCLLQAPSGDPTAYAIRGAVIALRKEDAGCVLLSEV; this is translated from the coding sequence ATGAATGAGAAAACGCCGCTGGATGCGCTGATTCCGGGGGGTGGGGGGCGAGTGGCCGCACTGACTGCGACCGGTCCCATGCGCCGCCGTTTGCAGGATATCGGGTTAATTGAAGGTACAAAGGTGGATTGTCTGCTGCAGGCACCGTCGGGTGACCCAACTGCATATGCAATTCGGGGAGCGGTGATTGCACTAAGAAAAGAAGATGCGGGTTGTGTGCTGCTGTCTGAGGTTTAA
- a CDS encoding thioredoxin domain-containing protein, which translates to MSFKEYSNHLIYEKSPYLLQHAHNPVDWYPWGDEVFTKAKTEDKPIFLSIGYSTCHWCHVMAHESFADAEVAASLNRNFISIKVDREERPDVDAVYMSVCQALTGSGGWPLTILMTPEQRPFWAGTYLPKYSRYGMTGLLNLLDTVAYQWKINRERLTVTGDKIVAMLQKTEENSHLSAEIDRNTLRKTCLWFEQTYDERWGGFGDPPKFPTPHNLLFLWEYAGLEKDKKAQTMVEYSLTQMARGGIFDHIGGGFSRYSTDEKWLVPHFEKMLYDNALLSSVYLEAYHRTGRPLYRRVTERTIGYVLRELNGENGGFYCGQDADSDGVEGKYYVFTPEEIQLVLGPEDGDTFCGWYGITTTGNFEGKSIPNLIENSEYEETPPHIKELCKKLYQYRLKRTSLHKDDKVLTAWNALMIAALADAWRLLQLPAYRTAAETAWNFIQEHLTDGNRRLLHRWRDGEAAYAGQLDDYAFTAFALLKLYDATFNADYLERATEISDQMIEYFFDESKGGFFLYANDSQQLITRPKETYDGAIPSGNSVAALVLARLSRLTGEKKWTEYKEKQLAYLAGQIRQYPAGHSAALFAFMQELYSSQELVCVTTDGQNSAELKKFLQENELPLLSTLIKTRENQLVLAKSAPFTREYPFPKDGTAYYLCKGGTCAAPVHNLHDLKHLLV; encoded by the coding sequence ATGTCTTTTAAGGAATATTCAAACCATCTGATTTACGAGAAGTCTCCTTATCTTCTTCAGCATGCCCACAACCCTGTCGATTGGTATCCGTGGGGCGATGAAGTCTTTACAAAAGCAAAAACAGAAGACAAACCCATATTCTTGAGCATTGGCTATAGCACCTGCCACTGGTGCCATGTAATGGCACATGAGTCATTTGCAGACGCAGAAGTGGCGGCCTCTTTGAACAGAAATTTTATCAGTATAAAAGTGGACCGAGAGGAGCGTCCCGATGTAGATGCTGTTTATATGTCAGTCTGTCAGGCACTGACAGGTTCGGGCGGTTGGCCGCTGACAATCTTGATGACACCAGAACAAAGGCCGTTCTGGGCGGGGACCTATCTACCAAAATACTCTCGTTATGGTATGACGGGACTGCTCAATCTGTTAGATACTGTGGCGTATCAATGGAAGATAAATCGTGAAAGGCTGACAGTTACCGGGGATAAAATTGTTGCCATGCTGCAGAAGACAGAAGAAAATTCACATCTTTCTGCCGAAATTGACAGGAACACACTGCGTAAGACGTGTTTGTGGTTTGAACAAACTTATGACGAACGTTGGGGTGGATTCGGTGATCCCCCGAAATTCCCGACGCCGCATAATTTGCTTTTCCTTTGGGAGTATGCCGGTTTGGAAAAAGATAAAAAAGCCCAAACAATGGTGGAATATTCGCTGACGCAGATGGCTCGCGGCGGGATTTTTGACCATATCGGAGGCGGATTTTCGCGCTACTCCACTGACGAAAAATGGCTGGTGCCTCATTTTGAAAAAATGCTTTATGATAATGCCTTGCTGTCCAGTGTTTATCTTGAAGCCTACCATCGAACCGGGCGTCCACTGTATCGCCGAGTCACAGAACGCACAATCGGGTACGTGCTGCGCGAGTTGAACGGTGAGAATGGTGGCTTTTATTGCGGACAGGATGCGGACAGCGATGGTGTTGAAGGCAAATATTATGTGTTTACTCCTGAAGAAATTCAGCTTGTACTGGGGCCGGAAGATGGGGACACCTTTTGTGGGTGGTACGGAATTACAACGACGGGAAACTTTGAAGGTAAAAGTATCCCCAATCTGATTGAGAACTCGGAGTATGAGGAAACCCCGCCGCACATTAAAGAGCTTTGTAAAAAACTATATCAGTACCGCCTTAAACGAACAAGCCTGCATAAGGATGACAAGGTGTTGACGGCGTGGAACGCACTGATGATTGCAGCGCTGGCCGACGCATGGAGGCTGCTGCAGTTACCTGCTTACCGAACCGCCGCAGAAACGGCTTGGAATTTCATCCAAGAACACCTGACTGATGGAAATCGACGTTTACTCCACCGTTGGCGTGATGGGGAAGCCGCATATGCCGGGCAGCTGGATGATTATGCATTTACTGCGTTTGCACTGCTGAAGCTCTATGATGCAACGTTTAACGCAGACTATTTGGAACGGGCGACGGAAATATCTGATCAGATGATCGAATATTTTTTTGACGAAAGCAAAGGCGGTTTCTTTTTATATGCCAATGACAGCCAGCAGCTTATCACCCGGCCCAAAGAAACCTACGATGGTGCTATCCCGTCTGGCAACTCGGTTGCTGCCTTGGTACTTGCCCGGCTTTCTCGACTTACCGGCGAAAAAAAGTGGACTGAATACAAAGAGAAACAACTTGCTTACCTTGCGGGACAAATACGGCAATATCCAGCTGGACACAGTGCCGCCCTATTCGCTTTTATGCAGGAGCTTTATTCTTCTCAGGAACTTGTATGTGTCACGACTGACGGGCAGAATTCCGCTGAACTCAAGAAATTTTTGCAGGAAAATGAGCTGCCGTTGTTGTCCACACTGATAAAAACGAGAGAAAACCAGCTTGTGCTCGCCAAATCGGCACCGTTTACCAGAGAATATCCGTTTCCGAAAGACGGAACTGCTTATTACCTTTGCAAAGGTGGTACCTGCGCTGCCCCGGTACACAATTTGCACGACTTGAAACATCTTTTAGTCTAA
- a CDS encoding XTP/dITP diphosphatase: MQYILATHNQNKVREFSRMLEPLKIEVTTADLPEVEETGTTFEENAYLKASAACKVTGKPAIADDSGLCVHVLNGQPGIHSARYAGENATDADRIAKLLDALKEVPGKDRLAKFVCVICCVFPNGDILTSRGECPGSIAFAPSGADGFGYDPIFLVGDKTFAQMNSQEKDAVSHRGNALRTFQKDLQLYCNKHEH; the protein is encoded by the coding sequence ATGCAGTATATTCTTGCAACGCATAATCAAAATAAGGTGCGGGAATTTTCCCGCATGTTGGAACCGCTGAAGATTGAAGTGACAACAGCAGATTTACCGGAAGTTGAGGAAACCGGTACAACTTTTGAAGAAAACGCTTACTTGAAAGCCAGTGCCGCCTGTAAAGTGACTGGAAAGCCTGCTATTGCGGATGATTCCGGACTGTGCGTACATGTTTTAAATGGCCAGCCCGGAATTCATTCTGCCCGCTACGCGGGGGAAAATGCTACAGATGCTGACCGTATTGCAAAGCTGTTAGATGCACTGAAAGAGGTGCCGGGAAAAGACCGGCTCGCAAAATTTGTATGTGTTATCTGCTGTGTCTTTCCGAATGGCGACATTTTGACTTCTCGCGGGGAGTGCCCGGGTTCTATTGCGTTTGCACCCAGTGGGGCAGACGGCTTTGGCTATGACCCGATTTTTCTGGTTGGAGATAAAACTTTTGCACAGATGAACAGTCAGGAAAAAGATGCGGTCAGTCACCGCGGGAATGCACTGCGAACGTTTCAAAAAGACCTGCAGCTTTACTGTAACAAACATGAACACTGA
- the ftsY gene encoding signal recognition particle-docking protein FtsY — MGLFAKIKAGLKKTREEMSNSVHRMLHSFTKIDEELFEELEELLVMGDVGISTSEHICDELRRKVKERGIKDPNAIFDLLQETVSEMLSGGEELKVSTKPSIILVIGVNGVGKTTTIGKMAAYLQNQGKKVILGAADTFRAAAIEQLQVWADRAKCDLIKQSEGSDPAAVVFDTISAAKARGDDVVICDTAGRLHTKKNLMDELAKINRVIDRELPDADKEVLLVLDATTGQNGVNQAREFKNSAGITGIVLTKLDGTAKGGVVLAVREALDIPVKFIGVGEQLDDLQPFNADDFAKALFDRDPAEYKELENGEEQ; from the coding sequence ATGGGACTGTTTGCAAAAATTAAGGCCGGCTTAAAAAAGACACGCGAAGAAATGAGCAATTCCGTACACCGCATGCTCCACTCCTTTACGAAAATTGATGAAGAACTTTTTGAAGAATTGGAAGAACTGCTGGTAATGGGTGATGTCGGTATTTCTACATCCGAACACATTTGTGATGAACTGCGCAGAAAAGTAAAAGAACGCGGCATTAAGGACCCTAATGCTATTTTTGACTTGTTGCAGGAAACGGTTTCCGAAATGCTTAGCGGTGGAGAAGAACTGAAAGTCAGCACTAAACCCTCCATTATTCTGGTCATTGGTGTGAATGGCGTCGGTAAAACCACGACAATCGGGAAAATGGCCGCCTATTTGCAGAATCAGGGGAAAAAAGTAATTTTGGGTGCGGCGGATACTTTTCGTGCTGCTGCAATCGAGCAGTTGCAGGTTTGGGCTGACCGAGCCAAGTGTGATTTAATCAAACAGAGCGAGGGCAGTGACCCGGCCGCGGTCGTATTTGATACGATTTCCGCTGCCAAGGCGCGCGGGGACGATGTGGTTATTTGCGATACCGCAGGCCGTCTGCACACCAAAAAAAATCTGATGGATGAGCTGGCAAAAATCAACCGCGTGATTGACCGTGAACTGCCGGACGCTGACAAAGAAGTACTGCTGGTTTTGGATGCAACCACTGGCCAGAATGGTGTGAATCAGGCGCGCGAATTTAAAAACTCAGCCGGAATTACCGGAATCGTACTGACCAAATTGGATGGTACGGCAAAGGGCGGCGTTGTGCTGGCAGTGCGGGAAGCACTGGATATTCCGGTGAAATTTATTGGCGTCGGTGAACAGCTGGATGATTTGCAGCCCTTCAATGCAGATGATTTTGCTAAGGCTCTGTTTGACCGCGACCCGGCGGAATATAAAGAACTGGAAAACGGGGAGGAGCAGTAA